In the Drosophila biarmipes strain raj3 chromosome X, RU_DBia_V1.1, whole genome shotgun sequence genome, one interval contains:
- the LOC108025715 gene encoding uncharacterized protein LOC108025715: MADGFKRYFNGTTINGRANVAKATYATLALLFIFYRMRRGSKSSSELASGKCSCESDQDPSVSSDIGVYGVDPDCSVCRERSERAMTEYDREQQRRAAGEDEGGCRDDPPPPPPPPASGGAGSAPRRKCPCEEPQRRAEGAVKTSSHSTSSSSRVRNQQLQPPYQYQQYKQTEAEQVRPASQVMGQVHDAFYRVLRGVVGAVLGNAAVNTSGAGSATEASAQAAGAGISSDGLEDDERYDDQDYETSDESPLKRRNAPRSCVPTSGGRESASGQPEEQSREQAGAQSEEQAEYNAFSDGFASGLYFTSDEM, translated from the exons ATGGCCGACGGCTTCAAGAGGTACTTCAATGGGACAACCATCAACGGACGCGCTAAC GTGGCCAAGGCCACGTACGCCACCTTGGCCCTGCTGTTCATCTTCTACCGGATGCGCCGCGGCTCCAAGTCGTCCAGCGAACTGGCCAGCGGCAAGTGCAGCTGCGAGTCGGACCAGGATCCGTCGGTCAGCAGCGACATCGGTGTCTATGGCGTGGACCCCGACTGCTCCGTCTGCCGGGAGCGCTCGGAGCGGGCGATGACCGAGTACGATCGCGAGCAGCAGCGCCGGGCGGCGGGCGAGGATGAAGGTGGCTGCCGCGACGATCCCCCgcctccaccgccgccaccaGCATCCGGTGGAGCCGGCTCAGCTCCGCGGCGCAAGTGTCCCTGCGAGGAGCCGCAGCGGCGAGCCGAAGGAGCAGTGAAGACCAGCAGCCATAGCactagcagcagcagcagggtgCGAAACCAGCAGCTCCAGCCGCCCTACCAGTACCAGCAGTACAAGCAGACCGAGGCGGAGCAGGTGCGTCCGGCCAGCCAGGTGATGGGCCAAGTGCACGACGCCTTCTATCGGGTGCTGCGGGGAGTCGTTGGAGCTGTGTTGGGCAATGCGGCGGTCAACACCAGCGGAGCCGGTTCCGCCACCGAGGCCTCAGCTCAGGCAGCCGGAGCGGGAATCTCTTCTGACGGGCTGGAGGATGACGAGCGCTACGATGATCAGGACTACGAGACCAGCGATGAGTCGCCGCTGAAGCGTCGCAATGCTCCGCGCTCCTGTGTGCCCACCAGCGGCGGCCGGGAAAGCGCTTCCGGACAGCCGGAGGAGCAGAGCCGGGAACAGGCAGGTGCGCAGTCGGAGGAACAGGCGGAGTACAACGCCTTCAGCGATGGCTTCGCCTCCGGCCTGTATTTTACCAGTGACGAGATGTAA
- the LOC108025716 gene encoding putative 60S ribosomal protein L33, producing MSDQFKFNDAFNSQTMRGRANVAKATWASVGLVYVLVKMQRRSSKRREAKLYCKGCQQALLHG from the exons ATGTCCGACCAGTTCAAGTTCAACGACGCCTTCAACAGCCAAACCATGCGCGGTCGCGCCAAT GTAGCCAAGGCCACCTGGGCTTCCGTGGGCCTGGTCTACGTCCTGGTCAAGATGCAGCGGCGCAGCTCCAAGCGCCGCGAGGCCAAGCTCTACTGCAAGGGCTGCCAGCAGGCCCTGCTGCACGGCTAG